Proteins from one Thioflavicoccus mobilis 8321 genomic window:
- the bchE gene encoding magnesium-protoporphyrin IX monomethyl ester anaerobic oxidative cyclase, whose product MRILFIHPNYKSGGAEIAGNWSPSWVAYVAGYLKAGGYDNYRFVDAMVDDLDEEQLRAIFREEQPDMIGTTAMTPAIYTSQRLLQIAKEECPNALTFLGGIHATFMFQQVLGEAPWIDAIIRGEGEAITLNLARAVDEGRWPSDRENIKGIAFVGEDGKVVATPAEPSIKDVDSIWPDWGVLEWKKYIYIPMGVPVATPNMARGCPFTCSFCSQWKFWRDYRVRDPKRVVDEIEMLVKDHGVGFFILADEEPTINRAKFIEFCQELIDRDLGILWGINTRVTDVMRDEELLPFYRKAGLVHISLGTEAAAQLNLDRFVKETTIAENKRAIQLLQQNGIVTEAQFIVGLENETRETLEETYQMVMDWGADMANWSMFTPWPFSDMFTELGDKVEVYDYSKYNFVTPIMKPDNIDRAELLDGVMKNYRRFYMKRMFFQYPWAKDPVRRRYLLGCIKAFLLSALHRRFYDLGKHNYWGPQAKKLVHFDYDKSKAKIVEPDHNAWKKAPPAKRPQAAMKACGGGDEQMSEAQMAGVEVPAPAAAKPKEEALQQD is encoded by the coding sequence ATGCGAATCCTCTTCATCCATCCCAATTACAAGTCCGGTGGCGCCGAGATCGCCGGCAACTGGTCTCCGTCCTGGGTCGCCTACGTCGCCGGCTACCTGAAGGCGGGCGGCTACGACAACTACCGCTTCGTCGACGCCATGGTCGATGACCTCGACGAGGAACAGCTGCGTGCGATCTTCCGCGAAGAGCAGCCGGACATGATCGGCACGACGGCGATGACGCCGGCGATCTACACGTCCCAGCGCCTGCTGCAGATCGCGAAGGAGGAATGCCCGAACGCGCTCACCTTCCTCGGTGGCATCCACGCGACCTTCATGTTCCAGCAGGTCCTCGGCGAGGCACCCTGGATCGACGCGATCATCCGTGGCGAGGGCGAGGCCATTACGCTGAACCTGGCGCGCGCCGTCGACGAGGGGCGCTGGCCGAGCGATCGGGAGAACATCAAGGGCATCGCCTTCGTCGGCGAGGACGGCAAGGTGGTCGCCACACCGGCCGAGCCCTCGATCAAGGACGTCGACTCGATCTGGCCCGACTGGGGCGTGCTCGAGTGGAAGAAGTACATCTACATCCCAATGGGCGTGCCGGTCGCGACGCCGAACATGGCCCGCGGCTGTCCGTTCACGTGCAGCTTCTGCTCGCAGTGGAAGTTCTGGCGCGACTACCGCGTGCGCGACCCGAAGCGGGTCGTCGACGAGATCGAGATGCTGGTCAAGGACCACGGCGTCGGGTTCTTCATCCTCGCCGACGAGGAGCCGACGATCAACCGCGCCAAGTTCATCGAGTTCTGCCAGGAGCTGATCGACCGCGACCTCGGCATCCTCTGGGGCATCAACACCCGCGTCACCGACGTGATGCGCGACGAGGAGCTCCTGCCCTTCTACCGCAAGGCCGGACTCGTGCACATCTCGCTCGGCACCGAGGCGGCGGCCCAGCTCAACCTGGACCGCTTCGTCAAAGAGACCACGATCGCCGAGAACAAGCGCGCCATCCAGCTCCTCCAGCAGAACGGCATCGTCACCGAGGCCCAATTCATCGTCGGCCTGGAGAACGAGACCCGCGAGACGCTGGAGGAGACCTATCAGATGGTCATGGACTGGGGCGCCGACATGGCCAACTGGTCGATGTTCACGCCCTGGCCCTTCTCGGACATGTTCACCGAGCTCGGCGACAAGGTCGAGGTCTACGACTACTCGAAGTACAACTTCGTCACGCCGATCATGAAGCCCGACAACATCGACCGGGCCGAGCTGCTCGACGGCGTCATGAAGAACTATCGCCGTTTCTACATGAAGCGGATGTTCTTCCAGTACCCCTGGGCCAAGGACCCGGTGCGCCGCCGCTATCTGCTCGGCTGCATCAAGGCCTTCCTGCTGAGCGCCCTGCACCGGCGCTTCTACGACCTCGGCAAGCACAACTACTGGGGCCCACAGGCGAAGAAGCTGGTCCACTTCGACTACGACAAGAGCAAGGCGAAGATCGTCGAGCCCGACCACAACGCCTGGAAAAAGGCCCCGCCGGCTAAACGCCCGCAGGCAGCGATGAAGGCCTGCGGCGGTGGCGACGAGCAGATGAGCGAGGCGCAGATGGCCGGTGTCGAGGTGCCTGCACCCGCTGCGGCCAAGCCGAAGGAAGAGGCACTCCAGCAAGACTGA
- a CDS encoding cysteine-rich small domain-containing protein — MEPKDKSSDRGYEGFTNTACPFLPCHRNVRHTFNCLFCYCPLIAYVCPGPYRLFTDKHGLVRKDCTACTLPHEGYHASWQFIQTWLERPIPWDGRPADPRAANAERLAQHTPPDRN; from the coding sequence GTGGAACCTAAAGACAAGTCAAGCGATCGAGGCTATGAAGGCTTCACGAATACGGCGTGCCCGTTTCTACCTTGCCATCGCAATGTGCGCCACACCTTCAACTGCCTGTTCTGCTATTGCCCGCTGATCGCCTACGTCTGCCCGGGCCCGTATAGGCTGTTTACCGACAAGCACGGGCTGGTCCGCAAGGACTGTACGGCCTGCACCCTGCCGCACGAGGGTTACCATGCCTCCTGGCAGTTCATACAGACCTGGCTGGAGCGGCCGATCCCCTGGGACGGACGCCCGGCCGATCCCCGCGCGGCCAACGCCGAGCGGCTGGCGCAGCACACCCCGCCGGATCGAAATTGA
- a CDS encoding ZIP family metal transporter yields MEIANRSLIPNLRAAWIDQARTHPWTTAGLALAALAILLMLATSIWQVVTGEATAPLRLAMLGGVAAFGTTALGAVPAFGLHGINQRLEDSMLGMAAGMMLAASSFSLILPGLDAGEAMTGSGTLAALTVVAGMGLGVLLMLGLDQFTPHQHAEGGTHGAGAARVSRLWLFVFAIALHNLPEGMAIGVSFSQGDMSVGLPLTTAIALQDIPEGLAVAMALRAIGLPAWRAVALAAATGLMEPLGALLGVGLSSGLALTYPIGLGLAAGAMIFVVSHEVIPETHRNGHQTPATLGLMAGFALMMVLDTALG; encoded by the coding sequence ATGGAGATCGCCAATCGATCCCTGATACCCAACCTGCGCGCCGCTTGGATCGATCAGGCCCGCACCCACCCCTGGACGACGGCCGGCCTCGCCCTGGCCGCACTGGCGATCCTGCTGATGTTGGCGACCAGTATCTGGCAGGTCGTCACCGGCGAGGCGACCGCCCCGTTGCGCCTGGCGATGCTCGGCGGCGTCGCCGCCTTCGGGACCACGGCCCTCGGCGCGGTCCCGGCCTTCGGCCTGCACGGCATCAATCAGCGCCTGGAAGACAGCATGCTCGGGATGGCCGCCGGCATGATGCTGGCGGCGAGCTCCTTCTCGCTGATCCTCCCCGGCCTCGACGCCGGCGAAGCCATGACCGGCAGCGGCACGCTGGCGGCGCTGACCGTCGTCGCCGGCATGGGCCTCGGCGTCCTGCTGATGCTCGGCCTCGACCAGTTCACGCCCCACCAGCATGCCGAGGGCGGCACGCACGGGGCCGGCGCCGCCCGAGTCAGCCGCCTGTGGCTATTCGTCTTCGCCATCGCCCTGCACAACCTGCCCGAGGGGATGGCCATCGGCGTGTCCTTCTCGCAGGGCGACATGTCGGTCGGGCTGCCGCTGACCACGGCGATCGCCCTGCAGGACATCCCCGAGGGCCTGGCCGTGGCGATGGCCCTGCGCGCGATCGGCCTGCCGGCCTGGCGGGCCGTGGCGCTCGCCGCCGCGACCGGGCTGATGGAGCCGCTCGGCGCCCTCCTCGGCGTCGGCCTGAGCAGCGGCCTCGCGCTCACCTATCCGATCGGGCTGGGCCTGGCCGCTGGTGCGATGATCTTCGTCGTCTCCCACGAGGTCATCCCCGAGACGCACCGCAACGGCCACCAGACCCCGGCCACGCTGGGGCTGATGGCCGGCTTCGCGCTGATGATGGTGCTCGACACGGCGCTCGGTTGA